In a single window of the Delftia tsuruhatensis genome:
- the alr gene encoding alanine racemase — MPRPILATIHPAALRHNLERVRQAVPDAKLWAVVKANAYGHGIDHVFEALRGADGFALLDLAEAERVRQLGWRGPILLLEGVFEPRDLELCSRLSLWHAVHCDAQIDWLAAHKTQNGHRVFLKMNSGMNRLGFTPERFRAAWARLNVLPQVEEISFMTHFSDADAPAGLPGISAQLQRFHDTTRDLPGERSVGNSAATLRHGEDALVRCDWVRPGIVLYGSSPDYPSRSAADWGLLPTQTLSSRIIGVQQLSAGQSVGYGSRFTADGPLRLGTVACGYADGYPRHCGTGTPVLVNGVRTRTLGRVSMDMLAVDLTPVPDAGLGSEVTLWGRAGNGVVLPIDEVAEAAGTLGYELMCAVAARVSKAVD, encoded by the coding sequence ATGCCGCGCCCCATTCTCGCCACCATCCATCCCGCAGCGCTTCGCCACAACCTGGAGCGGGTGCGGCAGGCGGTCCCTGATGCCAAATTGTGGGCCGTGGTCAAAGCCAATGCCTATGGCCACGGTATCGACCATGTGTTCGAGGCCCTGCGTGGTGCCGATGGTTTCGCCCTGCTCGACCTGGCCGAGGCCGAGCGCGTGCGCCAGCTGGGCTGGCGCGGCCCCATCCTGCTGCTGGAGGGGGTATTCGAGCCGCGTGACCTGGAACTGTGTTCACGCCTGTCCCTCTGGCATGCCGTGCACTGCGACGCGCAGATCGACTGGCTGGCCGCGCACAAGACACAGAACGGCCACCGGGTCTTCCTCAAGATGAATTCCGGCATGAACCGCCTGGGCTTCACGCCTGAGCGCTTCCGTGCGGCCTGGGCACGGCTCAACGTCCTGCCCCAGGTGGAGGAGATCTCGTTCATGACCCACTTCAGCGATGCCGACGCGCCAGCCGGCCTGCCCGGCATCTCGGCACAGCTGCAGCGCTTTCATGACACCACGCGCGACCTGCCCGGCGAGCGCAGCGTGGGCAACAGCGCGGCCACGCTGCGCCATGGCGAGGACGCCCTGGTGCGTTGCGACTGGGTGCGCCCGGGCATCGTGCTCTATGGCAGCTCGCCCGACTACCCGTCCCGCTCGGCTGCCGACTGGGGCCTGCTGCCGACGCAGACGCTCAGCTCGCGCATCATCGGTGTGCAGCAACTGTCGGCGGGCCAGAGCGTGGGCTACGGCTCGCGCTTCACCGCCGACGGCCCGCTGCGCCTCGGTACCGTGGCCTGCGGCTATGCCGACGGCTATCCGCGCCACTGCGGCACGGGCACGCCCGTGCTCGTGAACGGCGTGCGCACCCGCACCCTGGGCCGCGTGAGCATGGACATGCTGGCCGTGGATCTGACACCCGTGCCCGATGCAGGTCTGGGCAGCGAGGTCACGCTGTGGGGCCGTGCCGGCAATGGCGTGGTGCTGCCCATCGACGAGGTGGCCGAGGCGGCGGGCACGCTGGGCTATGAGCTGATGTGCGCTGTCGCTGCCAGGGTGAGCAAGGCGGTCGACTGA
- a CDS encoding MarR family winged helix-turn-helix transcriptional regulator, whose protein sequence is MNSSLPADLFEAMHELLHLFRARMREDMEALGTELTPNEVRVLMFVGRHPGRTQKELVDHSHMDKAQLARMLAQLQERGWLEREPGAHDRRVRCLRLSAQGQALFDRLRQSRQALAARLLGDWEPAAQQQLMALLERAKGSVEAAP, encoded by the coding sequence ATGAATTCCTCCCTGCCGGCCGACCTCTTCGAGGCCATGCACGAACTACTGCATCTGTTCCGTGCGCGCATGCGCGAGGACATGGAGGCCCTGGGGACCGAGCTGACGCCCAACGAAGTGCGGGTACTGATGTTCGTGGGCCGGCATCCGGGCCGCACGCAAAAGGAGCTGGTGGACCACAGCCACATGGACAAGGCCCAGCTGGCGCGCATGCTGGCGCAATTGCAGGAACGGGGTTGGCTGGAGCGCGAGCCCGGCGCGCACGACCGCCGGGTGCGCTGCCTGCGCCTGAGCGCCCAGGGGCAAGCGCTGTTCGACAGGCTGCGCCAGTCGCGCCAAGCACTGGCGGCGCGGCTGCTCGGGGACTGGGAGCCCGCAGCGCAGCAGCAATTGATGGCACTGCTGGAGCGCGCGAAGGGCAGCGTCGAGGCCGCGCCCTGA
- a CDS encoding siderophore-interacting protein: protein MNLLHPARSAGLSAAVQAPVVERVRHPFRARHVQLLSREQPSPGFVRLTLGGPELEDFASAGFDDHVKLILPQAGRDLPALPVLLDGRPTFVEDERPTLRDYTPLRYDAVRQSLVMDFALHDAGPATEWALTAPLGQWVGLAGPRGSLVISAGLSWHWLFGDETAVPAIERRLAELPAGSRAVVRVQLRNPADRREWSSAAQLDCAWVDSLADAVQALELPGGDGYVWAAGEHGAMAELRRLLLDKGVAPRRMRVASYWKQGMADHHEDLNDPS, encoded by the coding sequence ATGAACTTGCTTCATCCAGCCAGATCTGCCGGCCTGTCCGCCGCCGTGCAGGCTCCCGTCGTCGAGCGGGTGCGCCATCCCTTTCGTGCCCGCCATGTGCAGTTGCTCTCGCGCGAGCAGCCCAGCCCCGGCTTCGTGCGCCTGACCCTGGGCGGGCCCGAGCTGGAGGATTTCGCCAGCGCGGGCTTCGACGACCACGTCAAGCTCATCCTGCCCCAGGCAGGGCGTGATCTGCCTGCGCTGCCCGTGCTGCTGGACGGGCGCCCCACTTTCGTGGAGGACGAGCGCCCCACGCTGCGCGACTACACGCCGCTGCGCTACGACGCGGTGCGCCAGAGCCTGGTGATGGACTTCGCGCTGCACGATGCGGGACCGGCCACCGAGTGGGCGCTGACCGCCCCGCTGGGCCAGTGGGTAGGTCTGGCCGGGCCGCGCGGCAGCCTGGTGATTTCCGCCGGCCTGTCATGGCACTGGCTGTTCGGCGATGAGACCGCCGTACCCGCCATCGAACGGCGCCTGGCCGAGCTGCCTGCCGGCAGCCGTGCCGTGGTGCGCGTTCAGCTGCGCAATCCGGCCGACCGCCGCGAGTGGAGCAGCGCCGCCCAGCTCGATTGCGCCTGGGTGGATTCGCTGGCCGATGCCGTGCAGGCGCTGGAGCTGCCCGGCGGGGATGGCTATGTCTGGGCCGCGGGCGAGCACGGCGCCATGGCCGAGCTGCGCAGGCTGCTGCTGGACAAGGGCGTTGCACCCAGGCGCATGCGCGTGGCGTCGTACTGGAAGCAGGGCATGGCCGATCACCATGAGGATCTCAACGATCCGAGCTGA
- a CDS encoding Bug family tripartite tricarboxylate transporter substrate binding protein, whose product MHHSLIILFTSLLTSISIYAENYPSKPVTIVVPFSAGGATDKVARSLAIGLSKKWKQSVIVENVAGASGSLGTARVAKAAPDGYQLLLASTSSHTVFPSTGVRLPWDPVKSFVAIAAVAHPINVIQINASLAAKDLKEFINLSRENPKKYSYGSSGLGTTLQIGGKQFEKEFNIELLHVPYKGAAPALSDLVGGQINVMFGPLADSIGFIKNGKIRALAVISSKKRARMAPDIPTGTELGYTPLLPSWLGLFGPAGLSDEIAQQIFDDIQTVIKNPETAKLYDVMAMDLPGMNRQEFSQTIQSELSEFSKLDLSN is encoded by the coding sequence ATGCACCATTCACTGATTATTTTATTCACGAGCTTGCTCACTTCCATTTCCATCTACGCCGAGAACTACCCCAGCAAGCCGGTAACCATCGTCGTACCTTTCTCTGCTGGCGGGGCAACCGACAAGGTGGCTCGCTCGCTTGCAATTGGGCTTTCGAAGAAGTGGAAGCAATCCGTCATTGTCGAAAATGTTGCGGGAGCCTCCGGCAGCCTGGGAACGGCCAGAGTCGCCAAGGCCGCTCCTGACGGATATCAACTGCTGCTTGCCAGCACCAGCAGCCACACTGTATTCCCAAGCACAGGGGTACGGCTCCCCTGGGATCCGGTCAAAAGCTTTGTCGCCATCGCCGCTGTGGCGCACCCCATCAACGTCATCCAGATCAATGCCAGTCTGGCCGCAAAGGATCTGAAAGAGTTCATCAATCTTTCCAGGGAAAACCCCAAAAAATACAGCTATGGATCATCAGGACTAGGTACCACCCTGCAAATTGGCGGCAAACAGTTCGAAAAAGAATTCAATATCGAACTGCTGCATGTCCCATACAAAGGAGCAGCCCCAGCCTTGTCCGATTTGGTGGGGGGCCAGATCAATGTGATGTTTGGCCCTTTGGCCGATTCCATCGGCTTCATAAAAAATGGAAAAATCCGTGCACTGGCAGTTATTTCATCGAAGAAAAGAGCCAGAATGGCGCCCGACATACCGACAGGCACGGAACTTGGCTACACGCCGTTGCTTCCAAGTTGGTTGGGACTTTTTGGCCCTGCCGGCCTCAGCGATGAGATCGCTCAGCAGATTTTCGATGATATTCAGACTGTGATAAAAAACCCCGAGACAGCCAAGCTGTACGATGTGATGGCCATGGACTTACCCGGCATGAATCGTCAGGAGTTTTCTCAAACCATTCAATCCGAACTGAGTGAGTTTTCCAAACTTGACCTTTCAAACTAG
- a CDS encoding class-II fumarase/aspartase family protein, whose protein sequence is MTFGIGSRFLRNGFSTGSMRDIFSDSSIVKDWATVEAALAASQASAGVIPMQSSEAIITVCNRADFDLDSIEQEVRETGHLLVPVVREIARQAGEAGAWVHWGATTQDIVDTAAVLQIKRALQEIDEGLQKSIDNLKSRIDVWNEFTMAGRTHGQHALPVTLGHKVAIWTDELQRVSLALKHQKHNLCGSLFGAAGTSVAYGPNVDQVRREFCQRLDLNYCDVPWHTSRDRIRSILASLDNMSCAAERIASEIIRHQSTEVAELFEPLSGGHVGSSTMPQKKNPIASETVVAACRLMRSQTQVVINNSVHAFERDATAWSVEWIAIPNSFVLAAGIVAGLMHITGELKADRNRMALNLNLSHGQIMAESVMMKLGEKIGHEHAHHLVTTVIKQQDPGNPSFLEALISNKEISMHLDRSALIAALDINSYLGMCKRTVKSVISSTITS, encoded by the coding sequence ATGACATTCGGAATTGGCAGCAGATTTCTCAGAAATGGCTTCAGTACCGGTTCGATGCGAGATATATTTTCCGACAGCTCCATCGTCAAAGACTGGGCAACGGTCGAGGCCGCATTAGCAGCCTCTCAGGCTAGCGCAGGAGTGATTCCCATGCAATCCAGTGAAGCCATCATTACCGTTTGCAACAGAGCCGACTTTGACCTGGACAGTATCGAACAGGAAGTCCGTGAAACAGGTCACCTTCTAGTACCTGTTGTCAGAGAGATTGCCCGTCAGGCGGGTGAGGCCGGCGCCTGGGTTCATTGGGGGGCCACCACCCAGGACATTGTCGATACGGCAGCCGTTCTTCAGATCAAGCGTGCCTTGCAAGAGATCGATGAAGGGCTTCAGAAATCAATAGATAACCTGAAGTCCAGGATCGATGTCTGGAATGAATTTACGATGGCTGGACGCACCCACGGTCAACATGCCCTCCCTGTCACATTAGGCCACAAAGTAGCCATTTGGACAGATGAATTGCAACGCGTTTCATTGGCGCTAAAACATCAGAAGCACAATCTGTGTGGCTCCCTGTTTGGAGCCGCCGGAACATCCGTAGCCTATGGACCCAACGTGGATCAAGTACGTCGGGAATTTTGCCAGCGGCTTGATCTGAATTATTGCGACGTGCCATGGCATACGTCGAGAGATCGGATCAGATCGATCTTGGCAAGCCTGGACAACATGTCTTGTGCCGCCGAACGTATCGCTTCCGAAATAATTCGGCATCAATCCACCGAAGTTGCGGAACTATTTGAACCACTTTCTGGCGGGCATGTCGGATCATCCACAATGCCACAAAAGAAAAATCCCATCGCATCGGAAACCGTCGTTGCGGCATGTCGTCTCATGCGGTCTCAGACTCAAGTCGTCATCAACAACTCAGTGCATGCATTCGAGCGAGATGCCACCGCATGGAGCGTGGAATGGATTGCAATCCCCAACTCATTCGTTCTTGCTGCGGGCATTGTAGCTGGCCTAATGCACATTACAGGAGAGTTGAAAGCTGATCGCAATCGAATGGCATTGAATCTCAACCTCTCCCATGGCCAGATCATGGCTGAATCAGTCATGATGAAGTTAGGAGAGAAAATCGGGCATGAACATGCACATCACCTGGTCACCACCGTCATAAAGCAACAGGATCCAGGCAATCCTTCGTTTCTGGAAGCCTTGATTTCCAACAAAGAAATCAGCATGCACCTCGACCGCAGCGCCCTGATCGCCGCCCTGGACATCAACAGCTATCTTGGAATGTGCAAAAGAACCGTGAAAAGCGTTATCTCATCCACCATCACTTCATGA
- a CDS encoding LysR family transcriptional regulator produces MIPPNDIDLVDIEIISCLRKYRSFTSLASHLSLTTSALSRRIARLEKILGGRLIERTTHMTGLTRFGEFCASNIEPVSELLKKKLNEIESYTEYESIRISMACIPTIAMAVLPESLGVFRQHHPGVRVMVREAGSEAVRSLVFNRAVEFGVTNIREDPSDLMCEIISNDPYYLICALSHPLAQRDSIQWSELSEHRLVGFSSESIGRKYIDDALRPHGISLAWEDEYDSVGMLIECIKMGTEVAIIPFLGLGRHPYACIPLVSPVLFRKICLVRRCNDELSAPAKMLWEIVAGIAARISAEEMHRQIQRRLKLLER; encoded by the coding sequence ATGATTCCACCGAATGACATCGATCTTGTCGATATCGAGATTATTTCCTGCCTGAGAAAATATCGTAGCTTCACCAGTCTGGCCTCTCATCTGTCCTTGACGACTTCGGCGCTCAGTCGTCGGATTGCTCGTCTCGAGAAAATTCTGGGGGGGAGGCTTATTGAGCGTACAACGCACATGACAGGATTGACGCGTTTTGGTGAATTCTGCGCATCCAACATCGAGCCGGTTTCTGAACTGCTGAAGAAAAAGCTCAACGAGATTGAGAGCTACACGGAATATGAGAGCATCAGAATTTCCATGGCTTGCATTCCAACGATTGCAATGGCAGTCTTGCCAGAGAGTCTTGGTGTATTCCGTCAGCACCATCCTGGTGTACGTGTCATGGTCCGGGAGGCGGGCAGTGAAGCGGTTCGCTCCCTGGTTTTCAATCGCGCTGTCGAGTTTGGGGTCACGAATATCCGTGAGGATCCGAGTGACCTCATGTGCGAGATTATTTCAAATGATCCATACTATCTGATTTGTGCCTTGAGTCACCCACTGGCGCAAAGGGATTCCATTCAGTGGAGCGAGCTGTCTGAGCATCGCCTGGTGGGATTCAGTTCAGAGAGTATCGGTAGAAAATATATCGATGATGCATTGCGGCCGCACGGAATTTCCCTTGCATGGGAAGATGAATATGATTCCGTAGGCATGTTGATCGAGTGCATCAAGATGGGAACGGAAGTGGCTATTATTCCCTTTTTGGGGTTGGGTAGGCATCCGTATGCCTGTATACCTTTGGTGAGTCCGGTTCTATTCAGGAAAATATGCCTGGTCCGGCGTTGCAACGATGAACTGAGTGCCCCTGCCAAAATGTTGTGGGAAATCGTGGCCGGTATTGCTGCGAGAATTTCGGCGGAGGAAATGCATCGTCAGATCCAGCGACGATTGAAGCTGCTTGAGCGTTGA
- the radA gene encoding DNA repair protein RadA encodes MAKDKTTFTCNACGGTSPRWLGKCPSCGAWNSLVETVAEPVGGGKNRLSQPQGYAGLANAQPVTPLSAIEAQDVARTPSGIEELDRVLGGGVVEGGVVLIGGDPGIGKSTLLLQAMDALHRIGLPTLYVTGEESGAQVALRSRRLGLEASQVNVLAEIQLEKILATMEATQPAVVVIDSIQTVYSDQLSSAPGSVAQVRECAAHLTRAAKTTGITVILVGHVTKEGALAGPRVLEHMVDTVLYFEGDTHSNFRLVRAIKNRFGAVNEIGVFAMTEKGLKGVTNPSAIFLSQHSEPVPGSCVLVTLEGTRPMLVEIQALVDQGGPAPRRLSVGLDRDRLAMLLAVLSRHAGVACADQDVFVNAVGGVRISEPAADLAVMLSITSSLRGRALPKGFLAFGEVGLAGEVRPAPRGQERLKEAAKLGFTMAVVPKANAPKKAIAGLTVHAVERVDEAMNIVRGMG; translated from the coding sequence ATGGCCAAAGACAAAACCACGTTCACCTGCAATGCCTGCGGCGGCACCAGCCCGCGCTGGCTGGGCAAATGCCCGTCCTGCGGCGCCTGGAACTCGCTGGTCGAGACGGTGGCCGAGCCTGTGGGCGGCGGCAAGAACCGGCTCAGCCAGCCGCAAGGCTATGCGGGCCTGGCCAACGCGCAGCCCGTGACGCCGCTATCGGCCATCGAGGCGCAGGACGTGGCGCGCACGCCCAGCGGCATCGAGGAGCTGGACCGCGTGCTGGGCGGCGGTGTGGTCGAAGGCGGCGTGGTGCTGATCGGCGGCGACCCGGGCATCGGGAAATCCACGCTGCTGCTGCAGGCCATGGATGCCCTGCACCGCATCGGCCTGCCCACGCTGTATGTGACCGGTGAGGAAAGCGGTGCCCAGGTCGCGCTGCGCTCGCGTCGGCTGGGCCTGGAGGCCAGCCAGGTCAACGTGCTGGCCGAGATCCAGCTGGAGAAGATCCTCGCCACCATGGAGGCCACGCAGCCGGCCGTGGTCGTCATCGACTCCATCCAGACCGTCTATTCGGATCAGCTGTCCTCGGCCCCGGGCTCCGTGGCCCAGGTGCGCGAATGCGCGGCGCACCTCACGCGCGCGGCCAAGACCACGGGCATCACCGTGATCCTGGTCGGCCACGTGACCAAGGAAGGCGCGCTGGCCGGCCCGCGCGTGCTGGAGCACATGGTGGACACCGTGCTCTACTTCGAGGGCGACACGCACAGCAACTTCCGCCTGGTGCGCGCCATCAAGAACCGCTTTGGTGCCGTCAACGAGATCGGCGTCTTCGCCATGACCGAGAAGGGCCTCAAGGGCGTGACCAACCCCAGCGCCATCTTCCTGTCCCAGCACAGCGAGCCCGTGCCGGGCTCCTGCGTGCTGGTCACGCTGGAAGGCACGCGTCCCATGCTGGTGGAGATACAGGCCCTGGTCGATCAGGGCGGTCCCGCGCCCCGGCGCCTGTCCGTGGGCCTGGACCGCGACCGCCTGGCCATGCTGCTGGCCGTGCTCAGCCGCCATGCGGGCGTGGCCTGCGCGGACCAGGACGTGTTCGTCAACGCCGTGGGCGGCGTGCGCATCAGCGAGCCGGCGGCCGACCTGGCCGTCATGCTGTCCATCACCTCCAGCCTGCGCGGCCGGGCCCTGCCAAAAGGCTTTCTGGCCTTTGGCGAAGTGGGTCTGGCCGGCGAGGTGCGCCCCGCGCCGCGCGGCCAGGAGCGCCTGAAGGAGGCCGCCAAGCTGGGCTTCACCATGGCCGTGGTGCCCAAGGCCAACGCGCCGAAGAAGGCCATCGCCGGACTGACCGTCCACGCGGTCGAGCGCGTCGACGAGGCCATGAACATCGTCAGAGGGATGGGCTGA
- a CDS encoding glycerate kinase: protein MNLRNILIPLGLLVLLVAAHQSYGWMGVVAVGGGIMMWLLLHFTRLMSIMRKASDRPMGYVGSAVMLNVKLKPKVSLMHVVAMTRSLGERLSEDGAQPEIYRWTDGTQSHVTCEFLHGRLMKWALVRPTPQQDEETPVAPAP, encoded by the coding sequence ATGAATTTGCGCAATATCCTGATTCCCCTGGGCCTGCTCGTACTGCTGGTGGCTGCGCACCAGTCCTATGGATGGATGGGCGTGGTGGCCGTGGGCGGCGGCATCATGATGTGGCTGCTGTTGCACTTCACGCGGCTGATGTCCATCATGAGGAAGGCCTCGGACCGGCCCATGGGCTATGTGGGCAGCGCCGTGATGCTCAACGTCAAGCTCAAGCCCAAGGTGTCGCTGATGCATGTGGTGGCCATGACGCGCTCGCTGGGCGAGCGCCTGTCCGAGGACGGCGCCCAGCCCGAGATCTATCGCTGGACCGATGGCACGCAGTCGCACGTGACCTGCGAATTCTTGCATGGCCGCCTCATGAAGTGGGCGCTGGTACGCCCCACGCCACAGCAGGACGAAGAGACGCCGGTCGCCCCCGCGCCCTAA
- a CDS encoding branched-chain amino acid transaminase gives MSPVVPSMADRDGKIWMDGQLVDWRDAKIHVLTHTLHYGCGAFEGVRAYKTEQGPAIFRLEDHTRRLFNSAKILRMQIPFTQDAVNQAQVEVVRANRLESCYLRPLTWIGDRKLGVSPKGNTIHLMVAAWAWGAYLGEEGMQRGIRVKVSSFTRHHVNITMSQAKAVSNYTNSILANTEALDDGYDEAILLDASGFVSEGSGENIFVIKDGVVYTPDLSAGALNGITRNTVMHICKDLGLEVVQKRITRDELYIADEVFFTGTAAEVTPIREVDRIEIGAGSRGPLTEKIQQAFFDIVNGRNPKYAHWLTRV, from the coding sequence ATGAGCCCCGTTGTTCCTTCGATGGCCGACCGTGACGGCAAGATCTGGATGGATGGCCAGCTGGTGGACTGGCGCGATGCCAAGATCCACGTGCTGACCCATACGCTGCACTACGGCTGCGGCGCATTCGAGGGCGTGCGGGCCTACAAGACAGAGCAGGGTCCGGCCATCTTCCGCCTGGAAGACCACACCAGACGCCTGTTCAACAGCGCCAAGATCCTGCGCATGCAGATCCCGTTCACGCAGGACGCGGTGAACCAGGCCCAGGTCGAGGTGGTGCGCGCCAACCGGCTGGAGTCCTGCTATCTGCGCCCGCTGACCTGGATCGGTGACCGCAAGCTGGGCGTCTCGCCCAAGGGCAACACCATCCACCTGATGGTCGCGGCCTGGGCCTGGGGCGCCTACCTGGGCGAGGAGGGCATGCAGCGCGGCATCCGCGTGAAGGTCTCCAGCTTCACACGCCACCACGTGAACATCACCATGAGCCAGGCCAAGGCGGTGAGCAACTACACCAACTCCATCCTGGCCAACACCGAGGCCCTGGACGATGGCTACGACGAGGCCATCCTGCTGGATGCCTCCGGCTTCGTCTCCGAAGGCTCGGGCGAGAACATCTTCGTCATCAAGGACGGCGTGGTCTACACGCCCGATTTGTCGGCCGGCGCGCTCAACGGCATCACGCGCAACACCGTGATGCACATCTGCAAGGACCTGGGCCTGGAGGTGGTGCAAAAGCGCATCACCCGCGACGAGCTGTACATCGCCGATGAAGTCTTCTTCACCGGCACGGCCGCCGAAGTCACGCCCATCCGCGAGGTGGACCGCATCGAGATCGGCGCTGGCAGCCGCGGTCCCCTCACCGAAAAGATCCAGCAGGCCTTCTTTGACATCGTCAACGGCCGCAACCCCAAGTATGCCCACTGGCTGACCCGGGTCTGA
- a CDS encoding zinc-finger domain-containing protein — MTKNATVELAAKDLNAQGGVFCPSPKADMKLWNSHPKVYLDVAHTGEARCPYCGTLYRLKAGEVFAGGH; from the coding sequence ATGACAAAGAACGCCACCGTCGAACTGGCCGCCAAGGACCTCAATGCCCAGGGCGGCGTGTTCTGCCCCAGTCCCAAGGCCGACATGAAGCTGTGGAACAGCCATCCCAAGGTCTATCTGGACGTGGCGCACACCGGCGAGGCCAGGTGCCCCTACTGCGGCACGCTGTACCGCCTGAAGGCCGGCGAGGTCTTCGCGGGCGGGCATTGA
- a CDS encoding glycosyltransferase family 32 protein, producing the protein MPAPVQLPLSPAASDGQAAAIPRTIWTYWNQSALDPFVQQCVDSWQRQCPDHRIVVVGPHNLDQHVPPGDLPAQFGQLHPTKQSDWLRLYLVARHGGYWFDATTLLTRPLDWMQGTQSSELAGFYLQGFTTDERHPVIESWAFCAPAGSRFVSEWQKEFHQALITEGPGPYLQRLKSRPGGAESLQGIPDPDYLLIHVAAQQVMRRTPDARLRLFKAEDTAFFYQAALRWKWYLLYPQLCLAPAPAAAAPIVKLRGGERRHFTEMLALHGGAAPGSIWSRALSPR; encoded by the coding sequence ATGCCTGCGCCTGTGCAACTGCCCCTGTCGCCTGCGGCGAGCGATGGGCAGGCCGCGGCGATCCCCAGGACGATCTGGACCTACTGGAACCAGTCCGCCCTGGACCCCTTCGTGCAGCAATGCGTGGACAGCTGGCAGCGGCAATGCCCGGACCATCGCATCGTCGTCGTGGGACCCCACAACCTGGACCAGCATGTGCCGCCGGGCGACCTGCCCGCGCAGTTCGGCCAGCTCCATCCCACCAAGCAGTCGGACTGGCTGCGCCTTTATCTGGTGGCGCGCCACGGCGGCTACTGGTTCGACGCCACCACGCTGCTGACCCGCCCGCTGGACTGGATGCAGGGCACGCAATCCAGCGAACTGGCCGGTTTCTACCTCCAGGGCTTCACCACCGACGAGCGCCACCCCGTCATCGAAAGCTGGGCATTTTGCGCTCCCGCCGGCTCGCGCTTTGTATCGGAATGGCAAAAGGAGTTTCACCAGGCCCTGATCACCGAGGGCCCCGGCCCCTACCTGCAGCGGCTGAAGTCGCGGCCTGGCGGCGCCGAGAGCCTGCAAGGCATTCCGGATCCCGATTACCTTCTGATCCATGTCGCCGCCCAGCAGGTGATGCGCCGTACGCCCGATGCACGCCTTCGCCTGTTCAAGGCCGAGGACACGGCCTTCTTCTACCAGGCCGCGTTGCGCTGGAAATGGTATTTGCTCTATCCCCAGCTGTGCCTGGCACCGGCACCCGCCGCTGCGGCGCCCATCGTCAAGCTGCGCGGCGGTGAACGGCGGCATTTCACGGAGATGCTGGCCCTGCATGGAGGTGCCGCGCCGGGCAGCATCTGGAGCCGCGCGCTTTCGCCGCGCTGA